AGAAAAAAGTTGTCGAGGTACTTTCTGGTGTCCGTTCAGGCACCTCTTACCTGTGGGCCAATGACAACAATGCCAACACTCGCGTACACATCAAAACCCAAAAACTTGGTACATTTCAAAAGTCATACGCGCCAGACTTGGCAAAAATCCAAGCCTCTAAAACAGGCTACGATTTTGATGTTAAATTGAACGCCAAGCCCGGACTCGATCATAAAGTCTATAAAATGAATGGTAAGACTCTCCTTCCTAAATGGAACTGGGTTATCGGCATCGGCGTTTATATGGATGATGTAGATAACGCCTATTGGAGTTTTGCGACGCAATTTATCGTGATCGCGGGCATTATTTTGATCGCCATTATTGGTATCAGTGTGGTAATGGTTCGCACCATACTCAATAAGTTAGGCGGCGAACTCAACTATGCGGTTGAAGTAACACAATCCATTGCCAAAGGTGAATTGGCTAAAACCATCGAAGGCAAATTCAAACCAGACAGCCTATTAGGCGCGATTTCTACCATGCAATCGTCATTAAAGCTTATGGTTGCGGATATTCAAAGCGGGGCTACCCAACTTCGCACGGCGAGTAATGATTTGAACCAACAGTTTGAGAACATCGCGAAGGATTCAAAAGCCTCATCCGATGCCTCTATTTCTACCGCGACCGCAATCACTGAGCTATCTAGCTGCATTAATGAGATTTCGCAAAACTCTTTACTGTCGGAACAAAACTCAGAAAAATCCTCACAACTATGCATTAGTGGCGAAGAACTTGTTCATCAATCCAATGACGTCACCAATGATATTTCGAATCAAATTTCGACCTCAATCGACAATTTCAAAAAGCTTAAACAAAAATCAAGCAGCATTGGCAACATCGTCGATGTGATAACAGAAATTGCCGAACAAACCAACCTACTAGCACTCAACGCCGCCATTGAAGCCGCTCGAGCAGGCGAACAAGGCCGAGGGTTTGCGGTTGTCGCTGATGAAGTAAGAACACTGGCGTCACGCACCGCCCATGCAACAAGGGAAATTACGTCCACCATTCAAGAGATGCAATCGGAAACCGACTCCGTAGAACACTCGCTTGAGTCCATGATACCTAAAGTAGGGAAAAGCGTTGCCAGTGCCGACGAAGTGACCAACATGCTGATCGACATTCAACAAAGCTCGTCTGACACGCTTAACTTAATTCGTGGTGTCGCCAGCTCAACCTCGGAACAGAAGCTCGCCGCCGATGAGTTATCAGAACATGTCGAAAAGATATCGAACATGGTAAAAAGTACCGCCGACGCCATCGCAAGCTGCAAAGAAACGGTTTCCTATCTCGATCAACTGTCGCACAAGCTTACGCAAAATATTGGGTACTTCGCATTGAAATAGAAACATCGATGTTTCTTATCTCAGGCCAAAGTCGCTACTTGATAAACGGAGTGAGCGGCTTGGCCCTTTCACCATACGTTGTGATGAGTGAAATAGCAGCAAGAGAAATAAACACTTAGATCATATCATTGCCTAAGCTCTGCCCCAAAATCGGTTACTTTCCCTGATAACGCAGTGTATTGACCAATGCCTGAAAAGCGGGAGAATCCTGCCTGCGATGAGGATAATATAAATAGTAGCCATCAAAATAGGGACACCAGTCGAGCATAAAAGCAACCAGTTTTCCTTGCTGCAAGTACTCCTCGACATAATACTCGGGCAAATAGGCAACACCTATCCCATCTAAAGCCGCAGCAAGAACATGTGGATTACTGTTCGCGGTGTATTGACCTTTTACTTTTAAATTGAGCTTTTTATCCCCTTTTTGAAATTCCCATGCATATAAGCCACTTTTATCTGAGTAGCGAATATTGATGCAGTTATGACTTAGCAAATCTTCTGGCTTTTTAGGTGCACTGTGGTTACGCAAATACTGCGGGGAAGCCACCAGAACCTGTCGCCAGTCTGGGCTGATTTTTACAGCAATCATGTCATTATTGAGATCTTCACCTAACCGAATGCCCGCATCGAAACGATCTTTAACGATATCTGTCAGGGAGTAATTCACTGAAACCTCAATGTTAACCTCTGGATATCGGCTTAAAAAACGAGGTAACTTAGGCTGGAGAATATACTGTATAGCATCATCTGCAGCGGTGATGCGAATATTGCCCGCAGGTTTATCTTTCAGTTCATTGAGCCTTAGAATGGCATCATCGACTTTGTCAAACAAAGGCGTTAAATCATCAATGAGTTGCCTGCCCGCCTCTGTCGGTGAAACGCTCCGAGTGGTTCGAGCAAATAGTCTCACCCCTAACCGCTCTTCAAGCACTTTTAATGTATGGCTTAAAGCCGAGGGGGTCACACCGAGTTCAGCAGCGGCTTTGGTTAAGCTGCCGTGACGTGCAATCACAAGAAATGCTTTTAATTCATCCAACTTAGCTCTCCTTTTTCGTCGCCGAAGTATAGCATTCGATATTGCTATCGAGACCTCGTGATTCATGAATATTACTAACAAATGAATGAAATTTCAGACTATTAATCTGCAGGTCTCTATTTGGTAGATTAGCTATTGAGTGGCAAAAAATGGAGAACGTAACATATGTTCAATATTTTCATAATGTTAAGAACATAAGCCCACCATTACAAACCCAATTGGCTTGAGCCATCACAGCACAAAAACACGGTATCTATTCGTCACCATTATTGATAACCCAGTATGGAGAAATGGGCATGAATGAAGAGACAGATAAACAGAGAAGAAAAGTATTAAAACTCACAGGAGCGATAGGCGTTGGCGCAATGCTCGCAAGCCCTTTCAATGTTTTCGCCAGCGAGCCGAATCGGCGAATTCCATCGCGTGGTTACGCAGCGTTTGATGAATCTGGTGTACTAAAACCTTGGACCTTTGAACGTCGACCTGTGGGCGATAACGATATTCTTATCGACATCAAGTTCGCCAGTATTTGCCGCTCCGATATCCACCAAGAAAAGGGGCACTGGGGTAAACAGCAATACCCACAAGTACCCGGCCATGAAATCGTCGGCATTGTCTCTGCGGTAGGGAAAAACGTTTCAAAATTCAAAGTGGGTGATCGGGCTGGCGTGGGTTGTATGTGCGGAAATCACTATCACCACCATGCTACCGATGAAGAACAATACAACGCCGATACTCTATTTACCTATGGTTTCCCCGACGATCGCTCGCCGACTGGCATCACTCAAGGCGGGTACTCCAACAATATCGTGGTCGAAGAAGAGTTTGCGGTACACATTCCGCAAAGTGTTAGCTTTCAAGAAGCCGTGCCGCTACTTTGCGCAGGCATTACCACCTACTCACCACTGATGCGTGCCGACATTAAACCTGGCATGAAAGTGGGCGTCGCGGGGATTGGTGGCTTAGGCCATCTTGCCGTGAAAATTGCCGTATCTAAAGGTGCGGAAGTGTACGCGTTCACCACCAGCCCAACCAAGGTCAAAGACATTCTTGCCTTTGGTGCCAAAGAGGCCATCGTGGTCGACGACCTCTCCAAGCTCCAGCCATACCATGGGCAACTGGATTATGTCATCTCCACTATCCCTTACGACTTTAACGTTGCTGCCTATGCAGCTGTGGTGAAACCGTACGGAACATTTACACAAGTTGGGATGCCGATCAATTCAGAAGTCACCATGAACGCACTCTATTTGGCCTTTTCCCGCGTTAATTTCAATGCGTCATTAATTGGCGGCATGAAAGAAACCCAAGAAGTGGTGAATTACTGCGCCAGCCATAATGTGCTGCCGAATATTGAGATGATCAACGCTAACCAAATTAACCAAGCATGGGAAAACGTTGTCGATAAAAAAGCCCGTTATCGATATGTCATTGATGCGAGCACTTTTTAGTTAGCTAGAAAATAAGGAAGGCGAAATGTTTTCCTTATTTTTTTATGACCAAAACTTTTGATTTTGCGTGATTCGGGCGGAATCGGTAATCACATCTCGATAAATCACTGCTGCGCCTGCTCTTCGTTACAAAGCCTATTACTTTTTAACCCAATAATTTCATTCAAAATCGATTATCCCTAACGTTGCGTGTCACTGGTATTTGTGAATTTCACTAACAAATAAATCAAATTTGTAGCTATTAATTCCTCGACGCTTGCTTGGTAAAGTCTTTCTCAACGAAGGCAAAAGGCAAATGCGATGTTTATGAAGCCTCTTTGCCTTTTCATTTTCTTAGTTTCAATAGGTTACTCAATGGAAAACTTCATCTTTCATAATCCGGTTAAGGTGCTATTTGGCAAAAATCAAATCGCACAAATTAATAACGAAGTTCCACAAGACAAGCGTGTCATGATTGTCTATGGCGGCGGCAGTGTGGTGAAAACGGGTGTTCTGCAACGCGTTAAAGATGCATTGCAAAACGACATTATTTTCGAATTTGGCGGTGTTGAAGCGAACCCTCATTACGAAACACTGATGCGTGCCGTTGAGATCGTAAAATCAGAAAAAATCGACTTTTTGCTTGCTGTCGGTGGTGGCTCTGTTATTGACGGAACCAAATTCATTGCTGCCGCAGCAAAATATCAAGGTGATGCTTGGGAAATTGTCAAAAGCTACGGCAATGTTGTGCAAGATGCGCTGCCGATTGGCTGTGTGTTAACCATCGCAGCAACAGGCTCAGAGATGAATAACGTGGCTGTAGTCACCAAAGCGGAAACCAAAGACAAATTGTTCTTTGGCTCTCCTTATGTGCTGCCAAAATTCTCAGTTTTAGAGCCAGAAATTACCTTTACGCTGCCTAAAAATCAGACCGCAAATGGTGTGGTAGATGCATTTATCCACATTCTGGAGCAATACATCACCTACCCTGTTAATGCCAAAATTCCTGACCGCATTGCAGAAGGTCTGCTTAATACGCTAAAAGAAGATGGACCAAAAGCGCTGACCCAACCTGATGACTATGAAGCGCGCGCCAATATTATGTGGTCTGCCACCATGGCATTAAACGGCGTACTAAGCACAGGCGTTCCTGCCGACTGGGCAACACACATGATCGGTCAAGAAATAACTGGGCTTTATGGACTTGATCATGCCCAAACGCTAGCAATCGTATTGCCTGCGCTGTGGACTTTCTGCAAAAAAGAGAAATCCGCGAAGCTTGCCCAATACGCTGCTCGTGTATGGGACATCCCAGTGCAAGATGAACTGGTGATGGCGGAAAAAGCAATTGCATGCACTACTCAGTTCTTTGAATCCATGGGGATTAAAACCCATCTATCCGACTATGGATTAGGTGAAGACATCATCCCGATCGTCGTGGCGAAACTGGAAGAACACGGTCATGTGAATATTGGTGAAAACCAATCCATCACCGCTGAAAGTGCAGCCGAGATCCTTAAACTCGCACTCTAACATTAAGCAAATGGGGGAATGCGTTTGCTAGTGTTAAGAAAATATTTACCGGCATCGTTTCCCCTTATTGTTCAGCCTTCATTAAAAAAGGGAAGTTAATCATGGCACGAATTTTCGTTTCGGGTTCAACAGATGGGCTCGGTTTAGCTACCGCTACAAGCCTATTAGAACAAGGCCATGAAGTCCTTGTTCATAGTCGAAATAGTGAGCGGCTTTCTCAAATTCAGCCCCTATTAAATAAAGGAGCCAAAGCCGTTATTGGTGATTTATCGCAGCTAGCACAACAAATTTCTGTTGCCGAGCAAATCAATCAGCACGGACATATAGATGTAGCCATTCACAATGCAGGAACTACGAACCAACAGGATCTTTTTTCAGTGAACGTGCTCGCTCCCTATGTTTTAAGCGCTTTGGTACCGCAGCCTACTCGCCTAATTTATCTCAGCAGTAGTATGCATTTTGATGGTAGGAAAAACTTAGAGCTTGGGAGTGCAGAACTCACCTACTCCGATAGCAAATTACTTGTTACCACATTGAGTAATGCCATCGCTAACAGATGGCCAGATTCCTACTGTTTCAGTGTTGATCCCGGCTGGGTTCCCACCAAGATGGGCGGCGCTCATGCACCAGATGATTTCATTGAGGGTTATCAGACCCAAGTTTGGCTGGCTACAACTAACATATTAACTTCTCTAACAAGTGGAACTTATTGGCACCACAGACAGTGTGCTAAGCATCATATTGCGGCGGAAGATGAGCAGTTTCAAACACAGCTTCTTAACCATTTAGAAAAGATAAGTGGGATTGTCTTACCTTAACGTTAAGTATCGCACTCCCCATCCATAACCTAACAACATCAATAATTATTTTTACAACAACAAAGTGAGGAACCCTTCGATGGATAACTTTACCCACCATTCACCAACGCGCGTTATAGGTTATCCGGCCTAATTCATCCAAATGATAGTCCCTACTGCAATAAATAACGGACTACTCGTTTCAACTTCATCATAACATTCATTACTGAAAGAGCATGGATTGCATGCTCTTAAAAACACGATTACCTATTTTCGAGATATCCATGACAAAACATGAAAAACCAATGCCTTATATGGCGTTGCTCGCCTTTGCCATGACGGGTTTTATCTGCATTATGACAGAAACTATCCCAGCAGGTTTGCTTCCAGAGATAAGCCATGAGTTGGCGATTCCACTATCGACAGCAGGCCAGTGGGTCACCGCCTATGCATTAGGTTCACTGTTTGCCGCGATTCCGTTAACCATTGCCACCCGCGCTTGGTCTCGCCGCACTGTACTACTTACCACTGTGCTTGGTTTTATTCTGTTTAATAGCTTAACGGCATTATCAACCAACTTAGTGCTCACTTTCACTGCTCGCTTTTTAGCTGGAGCCTGTGCGGGATTAGCTTGGAGCTTACTGGCGAGTTATGCACGCCGCATCGTCGAGCCTTATCAACAAGGCAAAGCGATGGCAATCGCAATGGTGGGCACTCCGATTGCCCTTTCCGCTGGTGTTCCTTTAGGTACTTGGCTTGGGCAAGTTCTGGGCTGGCGTTTAACCTTTGGTGCAATGTCTTTGCTGTCTGCGTTACTGATTGTTTGGATCATCGTGTGCGTACCTAACGTTGCAGGCCAATCAAAACAGATGAAATTGGAATTTAGCAAAGTACTGCATATTAAAGGGGTTAAACCTGTATTGGCGGTGGTGCTGACATGGATGCTTGCGCATAACATTCTTTATACCTACATCGCGCCATTTGTTCAGCCATCGGGAATGAACAGCCATGTGCAGTGGGTCTTGATGATCTTTGGTCTCACCTCTTTAGTTGGCATTATCGTCACTGGTAAATTGATCGACAAATACTTGCGCAAAATGGTGTTGATTTCACTGGCGTGCTTCTTCCTTGTCGCGGTCATTTTCAGTCTATTTATCAAAAGTTCCGATGTCATTCTGATTGGAACCGCCATCTGGGGATTAACCTTCGGCGGCGCGGCCACTCTACTGAATACCGCATTAGCTGATGCAGCAGGCGAATGGGCTGAACTGGCAATGTCTTTAACCGTAGTGAGTTGGAATAGTGCCATTTCCCTTGGCGGAATCGTAGGCGGCGTGCTGCTGCAATTCTATGGCACATCATCACTACCAATGACGTTAGCTGGGCTACTGTTCGTCAGTTTGTTGATCGTAAAAATCAATTCGACGTACGCGTTTCCTCACCGTCGATAAGGCAGTTTTTATCGACAAATACCCACTCGGTTTCACCGTCTTATACAAGATTAAGAGGAACACTCTGGTTATTCGCGTCAATGTGAAACCGTTTATTTAACCATCATTCATTATCAATAGAGGTATCTATGCAAAATATTAAAGATAAAGTCGTTGTCATCACTGGTGCTAGCTCTGGTCTGGGCGAAGCGACCGCGAGATTGCTCGCCGCAGAAGGCGCAAAAGTGGTGCTTGGCGCTCGCCGCGCAGAAAAGCTCGAAGTTATCGTAAAAGAAATTGTTGATGCTGGCGGCATTGCAACTGCGGTAACTACTGACGTCAAAAACCATGAAGAGGTTAAAAAACTGGTCGACACTGCAGTAGAAAACTACGGTCGCGTTGATGTTCTTCTTAACAACGCAGGGTTGATGCCACTCGCTCCGTTTGAACGTTTACAAATTGCGGAATGGAACGAGACGATTGATGTCAATATTAAAGGCGTTCTGAACGGTATTGCTGCCGCGTTGCCACACATGCAAGCGCAAAAATCCGGCCACATCATCAACGTTTCGTCTGTATATGGTCACATTGTTGCTCAAGGTGCGGGGGTTTACTGCGGTACTAAATGGGCGGTTCGCGCAATTTCAGAAGGTCTTCGTCAAGAGGTGAAACCTTACAACCTGCGCACCACCATCATCTCTCCTGGAGCTGTCAATACTGAGTTGCTTGAGCATATCAGTCAGAAAGACATCCAAGAAACCGTGAAGAAAATCGTCGGTGAATTTGGTCTTTCTCCTGATGCCTTTGCGCGTATGGTGGCGTTTGCGATCTCACAACCTGATGAAGTCGATGTGTCAGAAATCTTATTCCGCCCAACAGCGCAGCCGGAATAATAGACATCATTCAATCGCTTAGCTGTTGAATAAATAATCCACTTCAATAATAAAGGGTATCGCCTTGCCCGGGATACCCTTTTCTCCAGCAGATACTATGACTAGACCGACTCTGTATTGACACCACGGCGCTGTGTGAAAGAGATCAAACGAGGTAACAGTAAACCACTAAGAACGACTCCAATCCCGAGTAATTGTATTCCTGTCACGGGTTGACCTAATGCCAAAGAAGTGACAACAGAAAAAATAGGCACCAGATTAAAGAAAACCGAGGCATTTGCAGAGCCCATACGTTGAATACCGCTCAACCAAAGTAAATACCCTAGTACGGTCCCAAATAGTCCGATGTAACCCACCTCCAACACGCTGAACATGGATGCCAGCTTTAGTTCATAGATCGGATGAACAGAAGGTAATGCGAAACAAACCATACCCGTCACTACAGCGCCACTGAACATACCAACGAACGTATAAACACTCGGTAACATCCAACGGCTAATACTCTGACTGAAATAGGTGTAAATACTCCAAGAAAACATGCCACAGAGTATTAATTGATCACCCCAATTAAACCGAAAGGAACGCAGTGTTTCAATATGTCCATTCGTGATGGCTATTAAGACCCCCACAAAACTTATTACTAAGCTAACGCATTGAATCTTTGATGGTAATTTACGTACAGCGACACTGGCAATAACGGAAGTCACTATCGGGCTTAATGCCATAATCAGAGAACCATTGGTTGGGCTGGTATAAGATAAACCAACAAAAACGATGAGGTTGAAGCCAGCAATACCAGATGCACTGATCGCCACCACCCAAATCCATTGATCGAGCCGCAAGCGTGGTATCGGCGTTCGTACGGCACACAAATATAAAATCAAGCAGGTAGATGCAATCACAAATCGCCAAAAGACTAAGGTAAACGCACTCATCTCCTCTAATGCGGTTTTACCTATGGGGTAACAACTTCCCCATAAAAAGGTACAAATAATAAGTGGAACAATGGCTTTCATAATAGAGTTGGAATGCATGATTACTCCAAGCAACATCAAGGATGAGGGTCGTAAATAGGAATGTTTTAATCCCGATCAATCACTTAATGACTGACCGGGATTTCGCTAAAGAGTGGGTATAAAAATATTTAAAGTTGATCAGTTTGATAAGGTAATTAACTCAGACAACTTCTTGATTTGATGACAAAACTCATCAAAGTTATTAGGTTCAAGCCATGCTTGATACGCGGATTTAATGGCATCATATTCGCTATCGAGTAATGCAAACCATGCAGTATCTCTGTTGCGACCTTGAGTAACCTGCAGTTGACGGAAAATACCTTCAAACGTAAAACCAAAGCGTTGTGCGGCGGCTCTTGAAGGTTCATTTAAAGAATCACATTTCCATTCTAAACGGCGATAGCCCAACTCTTCGAAAACATACTTGGATAACAGCGCCATAACCTCTGTTGAAAGCGGTGTTCGTTGCATGCGGGGGGAATACACCACATGACCGATTTCGATTACACCATTGGCGGTATCAATACGCATAAGTGATACCGTACCAACCGCTTTGTTAGTCGAACGGTCAATCACGGCATAGTGAAAAGGATCGCTTAGCCCTTCCATCGTCAGTAAAAACTCTCGGTACTCATCACTTGAGTGAAATGGGCCATAAGGCAGATAAGTCCAGTGGCGACCATCGGGACTATCTTGAAATGCTTCATACAGCTCTTCGGCATGTTGAGCAACATTTAAGCGTTCCAAGCGGCAAAAGTGCCCAGATAACGTTGTTTTTTCTGGCTGCTTTGCTGCCGTCCATCCAGTTAAATCGAAACCAATAGGTTGCTGAAATTCATTAAGTCGTGCAGTCACTTCACTTTCCTGTTTTGTTGTAACAATGCAACTAACATAGAAAAATACTGGTATGATAAAAAGCACCAGTCAGCGCAAATTTTATGGTACCACCTATGATTGATATTACCGGCGTTCTCGACCCTAATGCTAAAACCTCATCGGGTGACAAGATCTCCCTACATAAACAATTAGTCGAGCGATTACAGCAGGCGATTTTATCGGGAAGGTTACCCGCAGACACAAGGCTCAGTTCTTCACGCACTTTGGCTACCGAGCTTGGGGTGTCGCGTAATACTGTTGTTCTTGCTTACGAACATTTAGCCGCCGAGGGCTATATTATTGCCGACCAGCAAGGCACAAAAGTTGCCAGTTTAAGCGCGCAATCTGCTCGCATACGTTCGGTGAAAAAGGCCCAAACAACACCAGTAACCCTCGCTAAGCGGTGGCATAATTTAGCAGATTCAAAACCCACTTCAGATATAAAACAGGCCTCTCTTACTCCGGGAATGCCAGCGCTTGATCATTTTCCCATTGCCGCT
This genomic window from Vibrio tritonius contains:
- a CDS encoding methyl-accepting chemotaxis protein gives rise to the protein MKLSNQLSLIVGIVAVGFTILCVVALNSLKTNLVNGYQHEIESVLTYAKNQSMIYINQSEKGLISREEAEKKVVEVLSGVRSGTSYLWANDNNANTRVHIKTQKLGTFQKSYAPDLAKIQASKTGYDFDVKLNAKPGLDHKVYKMNGKTLLPKWNWVIGIGVYMDDVDNAYWSFATQFIVIAGIILIAIIGISVVMVRTILNKLGGELNYAVEVTQSIAKGELAKTIEGKFKPDSLLGAISTMQSSLKLMVADIQSGATQLRTASNDLNQQFENIAKDSKASSDASISTATAITELSSCINEISQNSLLSEQNSEKSSQLCISGEELVHQSNDVTNDISNQISTSIDNFKKLKQKSSSIGNIVDVITEIAEQTNLLALNAAIEAARAGEQGRGFAVVADEVRTLASRTAHATREITSTIQEMQSETDSVEHSLESMIPKVGKSVASADEVTNMLIDIQQSSSDTLNLIRGVASSTSEQKLAADELSEHVEKISNMVKSTADAIASCKETVSYLDQLSHKLTQNIGYFALK
- a CDS encoding LysR family transcriptional regulator — translated: MDELKAFLVIARHGSLTKAAAELGVTPSALSHTLKVLEERLGVRLFARTTRSVSPTEAGRQLIDDLTPLFDKVDDAILRLNELKDKPAGNIRITAADDAIQYILQPKLPRFLSRYPEVNIEVSVNYSLTDIVKDRFDAGIRLGEDLNNDMIAVKISPDWRQVLVASPQYLRNHSAPKKPEDLLSHNCINIRYSDKSGLYAWEFQKGDKKLNLKVKGQYTANSNPHVLAAALDGIGVAYLPEYYVEEYLQQGKLVAFMLDWCPYFDGYYLYYPHRRQDSPAFQALVNTLRYQGK
- a CDS encoding NAD(P)-dependent alcohol dehydrogenase encodes the protein MNEETDKQRRKVLKLTGAIGVGAMLASPFNVFASEPNRRIPSRGYAAFDESGVLKPWTFERRPVGDNDILIDIKFASICRSDIHQEKGHWGKQQYPQVPGHEIVGIVSAVGKNVSKFKVGDRAGVGCMCGNHYHHHATDEEQYNADTLFTYGFPDDRSPTGITQGGYSNNIVVEEEFAVHIPQSVSFQEAVPLLCAGITTYSPLMRADIKPGMKVGVAGIGGLGHLAVKIAVSKGAEVYAFTTSPTKVKDILAFGAKEAIVVDDLSKLQPYHGQLDYVISTIPYDFNVAAYAAVVKPYGTFTQVGMPINSEVTMNALYLAFSRVNFNASLIGGMKETQEVVNYCASHNVLPNIEMINANQINQAWENVVDKKARYRYVIDASTF
- a CDS encoding iron-containing alcohol dehydrogenase; amino-acid sequence: MENFIFHNPVKVLFGKNQIAQINNEVPQDKRVMIVYGGGSVVKTGVLQRVKDALQNDIIFEFGGVEANPHYETLMRAVEIVKSEKIDFLLAVGGGSVIDGTKFIAAAAKYQGDAWEIVKSYGNVVQDALPIGCVLTIAATGSEMNNVAVVTKAETKDKLFFGSPYVLPKFSVLEPEITFTLPKNQTANGVVDAFIHILEQYITYPVNAKIPDRIAEGLLNTLKEDGPKALTQPDDYEARANIMWSATMALNGVLSTGVPADWATHMIGQEITGLYGLDHAQTLAIVLPALWTFCKKEKSAKLAQYAARVWDIPVQDELVMAEKAIACTTQFFESMGIKTHLSDYGLGEDIIPIVVAKLEEHGHVNIGENQSITAESAAEILKLAL
- a CDS encoding SDR family NAD(P)-dependent oxidoreductase; the protein is MARIFVSGSTDGLGLATATSLLEQGHEVLVHSRNSERLSQIQPLLNKGAKAVIGDLSQLAQQISVAEQINQHGHIDVAIHNAGTTNQQDLFSVNVLAPYVLSALVPQPTRLIYLSSSMHFDGRKNLELGSAELTYSDSKLLVTTLSNAIANRWPDSYCFSVDPGWVPTKMGGAHAPDDFIEGYQTQVWLATTNILTSLTSGTYWHHRQCAKHHIAAEDEQFQTQLLNHLEKISGIVLP
- a CDS encoding MFS transporter yields the protein MTKHEKPMPYMALLAFAMTGFICIMTETIPAGLLPEISHELAIPLSTAGQWVTAYALGSLFAAIPLTIATRAWSRRTVLLTTVLGFILFNSLTALSTNLVLTFTARFLAGACAGLAWSLLASYARRIVEPYQQGKAMAIAMVGTPIALSAGVPLGTWLGQVLGWRLTFGAMSLLSALLIVWIIVCVPNVAGQSKQMKLEFSKVLHIKGVKPVLAVVLTWMLAHNILYTYIAPFVQPSGMNSHVQWVLMIFGLTSLVGIIVTGKLIDKYLRKMVLISLACFFLVAVIFSLFIKSSDVILIGTAIWGLTFGGAATLLNTALADAAGEWAELAMSLTVVSWNSAISLGGIVGGVLLQFYGTSSLPMTLAGLLFVSLLIVKINSTYAFPHRR
- a CDS encoding SDR family oxidoreductase, translated to MQNIKDKVVVITGASSGLGEATARLLAAEGAKVVLGARRAEKLEVIVKEIVDAGGIATAVTTDVKNHEEVKKLVDTAVENYGRVDVLLNNAGLMPLAPFERLQIAEWNETIDVNIKGVLNGIAAALPHMQAQKSGHIINVSSVYGHIVAQGAGVYCGTKWAVRAISEGLRQEVKPYNLRTTIISPGAVNTELLEHISQKDIQETVKKIVGEFGLSPDAFARMVAFAISQPDEVDVSEILFRPTAQPE
- a CDS encoding DMT family transporter; amino-acid sequence: MHSNSIMKAIVPLIICTFLWGSCYPIGKTALEEMSAFTLVFWRFVIASTCLILYLCAVRTPIPRLRLDQWIWVVAISASGIAGFNLIVFVGLSYTSPTNGSLIMALSPIVTSVIASVAVRKLPSKIQCVSLVISFVGVLIAITNGHIETLRSFRFNWGDQLILCGMFSWSIYTYFSQSISRWMLPSVYTFVGMFSGAVVTGMVCFALPSVHPIYELKLASMFSVLEVGYIGLFGTVLGYLLWLSGIQRMGSANASVFFNLVPIFSVVTSLALGQPVTGIQLLGIGVVLSGLLLPRLISFTQRRGVNTESV
- a CDS encoding GNAT family N-acetyltransferase, producing the protein MTARLNEFQQPIGFDLTGWTAAKQPEKTTLSGHFCRLERLNVAQHAEELYEAFQDSPDGRHWTYLPYGPFHSSDEYREFLLTMEGLSDPFHYAVIDRSTNKAVGTVSLMRIDTANGVIEIGHVVYSPRMQRTPLSTEVMALLSKYVFEELGYRRLEWKCDSLNEPSRAAAQRFGFTFEGIFRQLQVTQGRNRDTAWFALLDSEYDAIKSAYQAWLEPNNFDEFCHQIKKLSELITLSN